One window of Chloroflexus aggregans DSM 9485 genomic DNA carries:
- a CDS encoding CRISPR-associated ring nuclease, which produces MTTSHSTTLIATLGGQPQVITFALDALLAQGEAINEVYILHLSLANPRIRQAWQRLQAEFVDDYYAGQRCRLRHVPITRNGIELDDIRTEADADAAFATIRDLITNLKTEGRRLHLCISGGRRMLALLVTSVISIYGDFSDRLWHMHTPEATLARVKDGAQMHVSPADGVRLIAVPLKPWGAFFPGLRVLTQQTSLPSYLRQLTAVDDPRCRQVWDRLSPRERDVLRAFAQGFRPDQVAERLSISLSTVNTHKTAILAECRNAWELSNSEPLDYRFIRDHFAMFIEGV; this is translated from the coding sequence ATGACAACATCTCACTCGACAACACTGATCGCAACCCTTGGTGGTCAGCCCCAAGTGATCACCTTCGCCCTCGACGCCCTGCTCGCCCAAGGTGAAGCCATCAACGAAGTCTATATCTTGCACCTCTCATTGGCCAATCCGCGCATCCGACAAGCCTGGCAAAGGCTGCAAGCCGAATTCGTTGACGACTACTACGCCGGTCAACGCTGTCGGCTCCGACACGTACCGATTACCCGCAACGGCATTGAACTCGACGACATCCGTACCGAAGCCGATGCCGATGCCGCCTTCGCCACCATCCGCGACCTTATCACCAATCTCAAAACCGAAGGCCGCCGGTTGCACCTCTGCATCAGCGGTGGACGGCGAATGCTGGCCTTACTGGTAACCTCAGTTATCTCCATCTACGGCGATTTCAGTGACCGCTTATGGCACATGCACACCCCTGAAGCGACGCTAGCACGAGTCAAAGACGGTGCGCAGATGCACGTCTCGCCCGCCGATGGTGTGCGTCTCATCGCGGTTCCTCTCAAGCCGTGGGGTGCTTTTTTCCCCGGACTACGGGTACTCACCCAACAGACATCGCTTCCTTCTTACCTACGCCAACTCACTGCGGTTGACGATCCACGCTGCCGTCAAGTCTGGGACCGGCTCAGTCCGCGCGAACGCGACGTACTTCGTGCCTTTGCGCAGGGCTTTCGCCCCGACCAGGTCGCCGAGCGTCTATCGATCTCGCTCAGCACGGTCAACACGCACAAGACCGCCATCCTGGCCGAGTGCCGCAACGCATGGGAACTTTCGAACAGCGAACCACTCGACTATCGCTTCATCCGCGATCATTTTGCTATGTTTATTGAGGGAGTGTAG
- a CDS encoding CRISPR-associated protein Csx3, with protein MASSSTFPAVMIGGPPHSGKSVLVYALSRALRAANTTHYVLRACPDGEGDWSHETPEERVRLLRQKGRFSSEFVERVRCAIERRHLPLLVDVGGKPTLEQEQILRACTHAVLLAATPEGLAEWRERAERCGLIIIAELQSVLHDEDRVDEKTPVLRGVISKLERQHPPHGLMVQTLSERLRHLFAFSPEELKERLFPRAPTEFIVDLDRLARSAGTTHWQPSDLSRILREIPLTTCSIYERGPNWLYAALALHIAPEPVFLFNPLLGWVRPPSVVPGEQPSDLLQWKLQTTPTFTWIEANPTQAYLDYDEMQQLVAPALDPQRGVVLSGKLPHWLLIGLALAYRQHPWIAVVQAQQYDNGVVVWSRDPQYPIGSLVPLSSFP; from the coding sequence GTGGCCTCGTCGTCTACCTTTCCTGCTGTTATGATCGGTGGTCCTCCGCACAGCGGTAAGTCGGTGTTGGTGTATGCGTTGTCGCGTGCGCTGCGTGCAGCAAATACGACCCACTATGTGTTGCGGGCTTGTCCTGATGGCGAGGGCGATTGGAGCCATGAGACGCCGGAGGAGCGGGTACGGTTGTTGCGACAGAAGGGCCGGTTTAGCAGTGAATTTGTCGAGCGAGTACGCTGTGCTATTGAGCGTCGCCACTTGCCGTTGTTAGTTGATGTGGGTGGTAAGCCGACGCTTGAGCAAGAGCAGATCTTGCGCGCATGCACCCATGCGGTGTTGCTGGCAGCTACGCCAGAAGGTTTGGCCGAATGGCGCGAACGAGCCGAGCGGTGTGGGTTGATCATTATCGCCGAATTGCAGTCGGTATTGCATGACGAAGATCGGGTTGATGAAAAAACACCGGTGTTGCGCGGCGTCATTAGTAAGCTGGAGCGGCAACATCCGCCTCATGGTTTGATGGTGCAAACATTAAGCGAACGGTTACGGCATCTGTTCGCGTTCTCGCCGGAAGAGCTGAAGGAACGGCTGTTTCCAAGAGCGCCTACGGAGTTTATTGTCGATCTTGATCGACTTGCTCGCTCTGCCGGGACTACACATTGGCAGCCGTCTGATCTTTCCCGCATCTTACGTGAGATCCCGCTCACAACGTGTTCAATCTACGAGCGCGGTCCGAATTGGTTGTATGCAGCGCTGGCTTTGCACATTGCACCGGAACCGGTGTTTCTGTTTAACCCGCTCTTAGGTTGGGTTCGTCCGCCGTCAGTAGTGCCCGGCGAACAGCCATCAGACTTGCTGCAATGGAAACTGCAAACCACACCCACCTTTACGTGGATCGAAGCCAATCCTACCCAAGCCTACCTCGACTATGACGAGATGCAGCAGTTGGTTGCACCGGCTCTCGATCCGCAGCGCGGTGTCGTGCTCAGTGGAAAGCTACCGCACTGGTTGTTGATCGGTCTTGCCCTCGCCTATCGCCAGCATCCGTGGATCGCAGTAGTGCAAGCTCAACAGTACGACAACGGTGTGGTGGTGTGGAGTCGCGATCCGCAGTACCCAATCGGGTCACTGGTGCCGCTCTCGTCTTTCCCTTAA
- a CDS encoding alpha-amylase family glycosyl hydrolase: MSYELYEQSDQIVLRTDAYELGWSTENGALVRLQQHDGPNVLGFGPVIAGIDIALGSATNWITAQTFARYIWHRLSMQEHRPVMTIIIGIGPLKLFDHYRIDGEVIERWIEIENVSGDDLRLYGVRMIVPNVRVGDPNRCTFDAPGNSVRPRTPLTIAAGQDRNVLPRRFFAPGLRGGSAFEPSPTQGAGVMALYDNDVPLTFLCWYIGDDEAALPYVMGNGTAVSLAYEVAVTGWLRSEQRLRVGTQWIGLQHRSWPAALAVYRARTSLPQPPAAWLRDAILYVTDLRQHGGAAGLAAQLPELKALGIDTLCILPWHTVGERPHLIGDLERIDPVCGDEPAIRRMIETAHQHGMRVLLDVAMQGCAPDSRYLSEHPEWFVRDDSGAFVIGVPTDAPAAARHPGVGLPTNGYHFDWTRTDWRLYWQQWVIAQVDRFALDGLRVIAPYQAAPAWIRRPPLRASSGTALMVQALREIIAVRPSLSLLCTLSGPHSAQFAGGWFDYPSHHMLIHLAMRRITPAEWCAYQTDYADLYPAAYRIGFLEMHDTADCNPLADGLRGSRLVQALWAVMVFSGLTPAIWNGQEHADRTVLPRLLALWRQEPALRHGTVTYQTLTTAPVEVLTIRRTLGERILTGVVNFGALPSHLLVTEPLGNDLLGIFPHSRERRGVGEVVQLAAFGVYCFEG; this comes from the coding sequence ATGAGTTACGAACTCTACGAACAGTCCGATCAGATCGTTCTCCGTACCGACGCCTACGAGCTAGGTTGGTCAACTGAGAATGGCGCATTAGTGCGTCTCCAACAACACGATGGTCCGAATGTGCTTGGCTTTGGCCCGGTGATCGCCGGGATTGACATTGCGTTAGGTAGTGCAACGAATTGGATCACAGCCCAGACATTTGCCCGCTACATCTGGCACCGCTTGAGCATGCAAGAACACCGACCGGTGATGACGATCATTATTGGGATTGGCCCACTCAAGCTATTCGATCACTACCGCATTGATGGCGAGGTGATCGAACGTTGGATCGAGATTGAGAATGTGAGTGGTGACGACCTGCGCCTATACGGCGTGCGGATGATCGTACCAAACGTGCGGGTTGGTGATCCGAATCGATGTACCTTCGATGCACCGGGCAATAGCGTTCGACCACGAACACCGCTAACGATTGCAGCCGGCCAGGATCGCAACGTGCTTCCACGCCGTTTCTTTGCCCCCGGATTGCGCGGTGGGAGCGCCTTTGAACCGTCGCCTACGCAAGGGGCAGGGGTAATGGCGTTATACGATAACGACGTACCGCTCACATTCCTGTGTTGGTATATCGGTGATGATGAAGCTGCGTTACCTTATGTGATGGGCAACGGTACGGCGGTCTCGCTAGCTTATGAAGTAGCTGTTACCGGTTGGTTACGCTCTGAACAACGATTAAGAGTGGGCACGCAATGGATCGGCTTACAGCACCGATCCTGGCCGGCAGCGCTTGCCGTATACCGCGCACGCACCTCATTGCCACAACCACCGGCGGCATGGTTGCGCGATGCGATTCTCTACGTAACCGATCTGCGTCAACACGGCGGAGCTGCCGGTCTTGCCGCACAATTGCCCGAACTGAAGGCCCTTGGCATTGACACACTATGCATACTGCCGTGGCATACCGTTGGCGAACGTCCACACCTGATCGGCGATCTTGAACGGATTGATCCGGTCTGTGGCGATGAGCCGGCCATTCGCCGCATGATCGAAACCGCCCATCAGCATGGGATGCGGGTATTGCTCGATGTGGCGATGCAAGGTTGTGCGCCCGACTCACGCTACCTTAGCGAACACCCAGAATGGTTTGTACGCGACGATTCGGGGGCATTTGTCATCGGTGTGCCGACCGACGCGCCGGCAGCAGCTCGCCATCCGGGTGTAGGCTTGCCCACGAACGGCTATCACTTTGACTGGACGCGCACCGATTGGCGGTTGTACTGGCAGCAATGGGTGATCGCGCAGGTCGACCGGTTTGCACTTGATGGCTTACGGGTCATCGCACCATACCAGGCTGCCCCGGCCTGGATCCGTCGACCACCGTTGCGGGCGAGTTCTGGTACAGCGCTGATGGTACAGGCATTGCGTGAGATTATCGCTGTACGTCCGTCTCTTTCACTCCTGTGTACGCTCTCTGGCCCGCATTCAGCCCAATTCGCCGGCGGGTGGTTTGATTACCCCAGTCATCATATGCTCATCCATCTTGCTATGCGTCGGATCACCCCGGCTGAGTGGTGTGCCTATCAAACCGATTACGCCGATCTGTATCCGGCAGCCTACCGGATCGGCTTTCTGGAGATGCATGATACCGCCGATTGCAACCCGTTGGCCGACGGTTTACGCGGATCGCGTTTGGTGCAGGCGTTGTGGGCGGTGATGGTGTTTAGCGGGCTTACACCGGCGATATGGAACGGACAGGAGCATGCCGATCGCACCGTCTTGCCGCGTTTGCTCGCACTCTGGCGGCAAGAACCGGCGTTGCGGCATGGGACGGTCACTTATCAAACGCTTACCACGGCACCGGTCGAGGTGTTGACGATTCGTCGCACGCTGGGTGAGCGTATCCTGACCGGAGTAGTTAATTTCGGTGCGCTCCCATCACATTTGCTCGTTACCGAACCGCTCGGCAACGACCTACTCGGTATCTTTCCGCACAGTCGTGAGCGGCGTGGTGTGGGTGAGGTTGTTCAGTTGGCGGCATTTGGGGTGTACTGTTTTGAGGGATGA
- a CDS encoding carbohydrate kinase family protein, translating into MSTILCYGSICADLHIWLPHWPTLGSGVHALRSRWMTGGNALNEARALVRWGVQPLLYGDRLGYDPPGDLVAATLQELGLDAHVERDATVTTPVCHILITPDGERTIIALRQGTAAAPPSSQALAASHIVSVSRYGLHTAEVALAARRHERLVVAGDVGTPDEPLAQAADVIVTSAALLGSEPRERAVLLHQVRGAIVFVTDGARPARVLVNGTWYEETPSFQAVSDSTGAGDIFRAAVVYGLWRGWEAPAILTFATRATAELIADSGP; encoded by the coding sequence ATGTCTACCATTCTTTGCTACGGCTCAATCTGTGCCGATCTTCATATCTGGTTACCACACTGGCCCACGTTGGGCAGCGGTGTTCACGCTCTTCGCAGCCGGTGGATGACCGGTGGTAATGCTCTCAACGAGGCGCGTGCATTGGTGCGCTGGGGCGTCCAACCGCTCCTCTACGGCGACCGCCTAGGGTACGATCCGCCCGGCGATCTGGTGGCGGCAACGTTGCAGGAGCTGGGTTTGGATGCGCATGTTGAGCGTGATGCAACGGTAACGACCCCGGTATGTCACATCTTGATCACTCCCGACGGTGAGCGCACGATTATTGCTTTGCGACAGGGGACGGCTGCTGCACCGCCTTCATCACAAGCACTTGCTGCCAGCCACATTGTCAGTGTCAGTCGGTACGGTTTGCATACTGCCGAAGTAGCCCTGGCTGCCCGTCGCCACGAACGGTTGGTGGTTGCCGGCGATGTAGGCACACCGGATGAACCGCTGGCGCAGGCGGCGGATGTCATTGTGACTTCAGCCGCCTTGCTCGGTTCTGAGCCACGTGAGCGCGCTGTTCTGCTGCACCAGGTGCGCGGGGCGATTGTCTTCGTCACCGATGGTGCGCGACCGGCGCGTGTGTTGGTCAACGGGACGTGGTATGAAGAGACGCCGTCCTTCCAAGCGGTTTCCGACTCGACCGGCGCCGGTGACATCTTCCGTGCTGCTGTCGTCTATGGTCTGTGGAGAGGGTGGGAAGCGCCGGCAATTTTGACGTTCGCCACTCGTGCAACTGCCGAACTGATCGCCGACTCTGGGCCGTAG
- a CDS encoding endo alpha-1,4 polygalactosaminidase: MHVLRSLWFVGWVALLLGACQLPMNVPSSSSPTVSASIAHTPRPDLPQQARWQIQYTGDLKLDLDVEVFNLDLFDTSPEDIALLHQRGVFVMCYFSAGSYEDWRSDAHLFPADVLGAAMAGWPGERWLDIRRVDLLTPIMEARLDLARAKGCDGVDPDNVNGYVNETGFSLTAADQQRYNIWLATAAHQRGLFIGLKNDGEQSEALAPYFDWALNESCFFYDECDSLQPFLRSGKPVFVIEYHLEPELFCETANQMNVNALHKRRDLDAYRVDCREWSR; the protein is encoded by the coding sequence ATGCATGTGCTGCGTTCGTTGTGGTTCGTTGGGTGGGTTGCTCTGTTGCTCGGAGCATGTCAGTTGCCGATGAACGTGCCATCGTCTTCTTCTCCTACCGTCTCCGCATCAATCGCTCATACGCCTCGACCCGATTTACCACAACAGGCGCGTTGGCAGATTCAATATACCGGTGATCTGAAACTCGATCTTGATGTTGAGGTATTTAATCTCGATTTGTTTGATACGTCACCGGAGGATATTGCGTTGCTACATCAACGCGGTGTGTTTGTGATGTGCTATTTTAGTGCAGGCTCGTATGAGGATTGGCGTTCTGATGCCCATTTGTTTCCGGCGGACGTGTTGGGAGCAGCAATGGCAGGTTGGCCAGGTGAACGATGGCTTGACATCCGGCGCGTTGATCTGTTGACCCCCATCATGGAGGCTCGGCTTGATTTGGCGCGAGCGAAAGGGTGTGACGGTGTCGACCCTGATAACGTGAATGGGTATGTGAATGAGACCGGCTTTTCCTTGACTGCTGCCGATCAACAACGCTACAACATCTGGCTCGCTACGGCAGCTCATCAACGAGGGTTGTTCATTGGACTGAAGAATGATGGTGAACAGAGCGAAGCATTAGCACCGTATTTCGATTGGGCATTGAATGAGTCGTGTTTTTTCTACGATGAGTGTGATTCGTTGCAGCCTTTTCTCCGCAGCGGGAAGCCGGTTTTTGTGATTGAATATCATCTCGAACCGGAGTTGTTCTGTGAAACGGCCAATCAGATGAATGTCAATGCGCTTCATAAACGACGAGACCTCGATGCTTATCGAGTAGATTGCCGTGAGTGGTCACGCTAA
- the lon gene encoding endopeptidase La — translation MNEPMSLFDDLPEEHDEPQEAPERRLPMVVLGEMVIMPHMTIPLQVPQGKSYRAMERAWEEDRDVLLIFVREHQLEGYKSNQPQNLPPIGVIAQLQEFAKLNDGTARVILEGQSRAQIIEAIQITPFYRVRCRPYTDPPVSGLEVEALMETVKQQVDEFVEHLGEVPQEAVQFVHRIDRPGHLADIVTWGPAFDFKDRLEVLNTLDPVERLRKVYLVLARQLELLKLRVKIQQDTKEVLDQSQREYFLREQLRIIRRELGEDEEGDDPIDELRRKIHELDAPEYVKNQALHELKRLAQQGMNNPESGVIRTYLDWILSLPWADEELPEISITEAQKVLDADHYGLEKVKERILEYLAVRKLAGDKMRSPILCFVGPPGVGKTSLGRSIARALGRKFVRTSLGGVRDEAEIRGHRRTYIGAMPGRIIQAMKNAKSKSPVYILDEVDKIGLDFRGDPTSALLEVLDPEQNNAFSDHYLEIPFDLSKVIFIATANQLDPIPLPLRDRMEIIEIGGYTEDEKLEIARGFLIPKQREFHGLTEDQIEFTEGAILKLIREYTREAGVRGLEREIASLCRKVARQVAEQTEANGELPPKFVIDEAAVVKYLGPERYTYGIAEEQDEVGVATGVAWTSAGGDILSIEVLPFKGKGQLQLTGQLGEVMKESAQTAVSYVRSRAADFGIDPNTFEETNIHIHIPEGAVPKDDPSAGITLTTALISALTGTPVRRDVAMTGEVTLRGKVLPIGGLKEKTLAAHRAGIRTFILPKENAKDISELPEKVRRELNLIPVSSMDEVLRIALSRMPTPANNQNGSHTNNRGQPSPAPAGT, via the coding sequence ATGAACGAACCAATGTCATTGTTTGATGATCTGCCTGAGGAGCATGATGAACCGCAAGAAGCGCCTGAGCGTCGGTTGCCAATGGTGGTGCTCGGCGAGATGGTCATCATGCCGCACATGACGATACCATTGCAGGTGCCGCAAGGGAAATCCTACCGTGCGATGGAGCGCGCGTGGGAAGAAGATCGCGATGTCTTGTTGATCTTCGTCCGCGAGCACCAGCTTGAAGGCTACAAGAGCAATCAACCACAGAATCTGCCACCAATTGGTGTGATTGCTCAGTTGCAAGAGTTTGCCAAACTGAACGACGGTACTGCCCGCGTGATTCTGGAAGGCCAGAGTCGGGCGCAGATTATTGAGGCGATCCAGATCACACCCTTCTACCGGGTGCGCTGCCGGCCATACACTGACCCGCCGGTGAGTGGTCTGGAAGTAGAAGCCTTGATGGAGACGGTCAAGCAGCAAGTTGATGAGTTTGTCGAGCATCTTGGTGAAGTGCCGCAAGAGGCCGTCCAGTTCGTCCATCGCATTGACCGTCCCGGCCACTTAGCCGACATTGTGACATGGGGACCGGCGTTTGATTTTAAAGATCGGCTCGAGGTTCTTAACACACTCGACCCGGTTGAGCGCTTGCGCAAGGTCTATCTTGTGTTAGCGCGACAGCTTGAACTCCTCAAGTTGCGGGTCAAGATTCAGCAAGATACCAAAGAGGTGCTCGATCAGAGCCAACGTGAGTACTTTTTGCGCGAGCAGTTGCGGATTATTCGCCGCGAGCTAGGTGAAGATGAAGAGGGTGATGATCCGATCGACGAACTACGGCGCAAGATTCACGAACTCGATGCGCCGGAGTACGTGAAAAATCAGGCGTTGCATGAGTTGAAGCGGTTGGCCCAGCAGGGGATGAACAACCCCGAGTCGGGGGTCATTCGCACCTATCTCGATTGGATCCTCTCGTTGCCATGGGCTGATGAGGAATTGCCCGAGATCAGCATTACCGAGGCTCAGAAAGTGCTTGACGCCGATCACTATGGGTTGGAAAAGGTAAAAGAGCGTATCCTCGAATATCTAGCCGTGCGCAAACTGGCCGGTGATAAGATGCGTTCTCCCATTCTCTGCTTCGTTGGCCCACCCGGTGTCGGCAAGACAAGCCTCGGTCGCAGTATTGCGCGCGCCTTGGGGCGCAAGTTTGTGCGCACCAGTCTGGGTGGTGTACGGGATGAAGCTGAAATTCGTGGGCACCGTCGCACCTACATCGGTGCTATGCCCGGTCGCATCATTCAGGCGATGAAGAATGCTAAGTCGAAGAGTCCGGTCTATATCCTCGACGAAGTGGATAAGATCGGGTTGGATTTTCGCGGTGATCCGACGTCGGCGCTGCTTGAGGTGCTCGATCCAGAGCAAAACAACGCCTTCAGCGATCACTATCTCGAAATTCCGTTCGATCTGAGCAAGGTGATCTTTATCGCGACGGCTAATCAGCTCGATCCGATCCCGTTACCGTTGCGCGACCGTATGGAGATCATCGAGATCGGCGGTTACACCGAGGACGAGAAGTTGGAAATTGCCCGCGGTTTCCTCATTCCCAAGCAGCGTGAGTTCCATGGGTTGACAGAAGATCAGATCGAGTTTACCGAGGGCGCGATTCTGAAGCTGATCCGCGAGTATACCCGCGAAGCCGGTGTGCGCGGTCTTGAACGTGAGATCGCCAGCTTGTGCCGCAAAGTGGCTCGCCAAGTCGCCGAGCAGACGGAAGCGAACGGCGAACTACCGCCGAAGTTTGTGATCGATGAAGCTGCCGTGGTCAAGTACCTTGGCCCGGAGCGCTACACATACGGGATCGCCGAAGAGCAAGACGAGGTTGGTGTAGCAACCGGCGTAGCGTGGACGAGTGCCGGCGGCGATATTCTCAGTATCGAGGTGTTGCCGTTTAAGGGCAAAGGTCAGTTGCAACTGACCGGTCAGCTTGGTGAGGTGATGAAGGAGAGTGCGCAAACGGCGGTCAGCTACGTGCGCTCGCGGGCTGCCGATTTTGGTATCGATCCCAATACCTTTGAGGAGACGAATATTCACATTCACATTCCCGAAGGTGCGGTACCGAAGGATGATCCCTCGGCGGGGATTACGCTGACGACGGCGCTGATCAGTGCGCTCACCGGTACACCGGTGCGCCGCGATGTAGCCATGACCGGCGAGGTTACGCTGCGCGGTAAGGTGTTGCCGATTGGTGGTCTGAAAGAGAAGACACTGGCAGCACATCGCGCCGGGATTCGCACCTTCATCTTACCCAAAGAGAATGCGAAGGATATCAGCGAGCTACCTGAAAAAGTCCGCCGTGAGTTGAACCTGATCCCGGTCTCATCGATGGATGAGGTGCTGCGGATTGCCTTGAGCCGGATGCCGACACCGGCCAATAACCAGAACGGATCTCATACCAACAACCGCGGTCAACCCTCGCCGGCTCCCGCCGGTACGTGA
- a CDS encoding ABC transporter ATP-binding protein, producing the protein MRLRWQFIRSPALPESAQWSRLLGYLRPYRGWMIVAVVAMVIGAALGLVMPLAIGQMVNLITGDQTLPIGRIAVLLGGVAVGQTVAGLIQNYSLTFVGERVVADLRLAAYQHLQRLDLAFFEQRRTGEITSRITNDVTLIQSTVTTNLTTLLQGMIQLIGAIALMIVVSWQLSALALVLVPTLVLIAVFFGRWLRRISTTVQDRLADATSILEETVSGVRVVRSFGREPYEVERFRTAVEATFAAAMRRAWVRALFQPSMSLAVWATIIGMLVVGGYLVSTGELTPGNLVAFLFYAGIVAGSMGAFAGLFGQVQEALGAVARVFELLDQQPAVADAPDAIPLPPVQGRVEFRNVSFAYQRVENGHTAPIVLRNFSLVIEPGEMVALVGPSGAGKSTIVSLIPRFYDVQDGSVLIDGYDVRRVQMQSLRTQIGIVPQETLLFSGSIRDNIRYGRLDADDAEIEAAARMANAHEFICQLPEGYDTPVGERGVRLSGGQRQRIAIARAILKNPRILILDEATSSLDSESERLVQEALERLMVGRTSIIIAHRLSTIRRADRIAVIVAGELMEIGTHRELLTRGGIYARLYELQFRDPAPVLAVG; encoded by the coding sequence GTGCGATTACGATGGCAATTCATCCGCTCACCTGCGCTACCGGAAAGCGCTCAGTGGTCGCGCCTGCTCGGCTATCTGCGACCATACCGGGGCTGGATGATCGTTGCGGTAGTGGCGATGGTCATCGGTGCTGCCTTGGGTTTGGTGATGCCATTAGCAATTGGTCAGATGGTCAACCTGATCACCGGTGATCAGACGTTGCCGATTGGGCGCATTGCCGTGTTGTTAGGTGGAGTGGCTGTTGGGCAGACAGTTGCCGGTCTGATTCAGAATTATAGTCTAACCTTCGTCGGTGAGCGGGTCGTTGCCGATCTCCGTCTTGCCGCGTATCAGCATCTCCAACGGCTGGACCTCGCGTTCTTCGAGCAGCGCCGTACCGGTGAAATCACGTCGCGGATTACCAACGACGTGACGTTGATCCAATCGACGGTGACGACCAACCTGACCACGCTGCTGCAAGGTATGATTCAATTGATCGGTGCCATTGCGTTGATGATCGTGGTCTCGTGGCAACTCAGTGCGTTGGCACTGGTTTTGGTACCGACGCTCGTCTTGATTGCCGTGTTCTTTGGGCGCTGGTTGCGGCGAATCTCGACAACGGTACAGGACCGATTGGCCGATGCAACCAGTATTCTTGAAGAAACGGTTTCCGGTGTGCGGGTGGTGCGTTCGTTTGGACGCGAACCGTATGAGGTTGAGCGATTTCGCACGGCAGTGGAGGCTACGTTTGCTGCGGCAATGAGGCGGGCGTGGGTCCGTGCGCTCTTTCAGCCATCGATGTCGTTGGCCGTGTGGGCAACGATCATCGGTATGTTGGTCGTGGGTGGGTATCTGGTAAGTACTGGCGAGTTAACGCCGGGGAATCTGGTGGCGTTTCTGTTCTACGCCGGGATCGTCGCCGGATCGATGGGCGCGTTTGCCGGCCTGTTTGGGCAGGTGCAAGAGGCGCTCGGTGCGGTTGCGCGCGTCTTCGAGCTACTCGATCAACAGCCGGCAGTTGCCGATGCGCCTGATGCCATTCCGTTGCCACCGGTGCAAGGGCGGGTTGAGTTCCGCAATGTATCGTTCGCGTATCAGCGAGTCGAAAACGGTCACACTGCGCCAATCGTGCTCCGCAATTTCTCGCTGGTGATCGAGCCGGGTGAGATGGTAGCGCTCGTCGGGCCGAGCGGTGCCGGCAAGAGCACCATCGTAAGTCTCATCCCGCGCTTTTACGATGTGCAGGATGGCAGTGTGCTCATCGACGGCTACGATGTGCGCCGGGTGCAGATGCAGTCGCTGCGTACACAGATCGGAATTGTGCCGCAAGAAACCCTGCTGTTCAGCGGCAGTATTCGCGACAACATTCGCTATGGCCGGCTCGATGCCGATGATGCGGAGATCGAAGCCGCAGCGAGGATGGCTAATGCCCATGAATTTATCTGTCAGCTTCCCGAAGGTTACGACACCCCGGTCGGTGAACGGGGGGTACGCCTTAGCGGTGGTCAGCGCCAGCGTATCGCGATTGCCCGTGCCATCTTGAAAAATCCGCGGATCTTAATCCTCGACGAAGCGACCAGTTCACTCGATAGTGAGAGCGAGCGATTGGTCCAAGAGGCGCTCGAGCGCCTGATGGTGGGACGGACAAGTATCATTATTGCCCATCGCTTAAGCACGATACGACGTGCTGACCGGATTGCCGTGATCGTTGCCGGTGAATTGATGGAGATCGGTACCCATCGTGAATTATTGACCCGTGGCGGGATCTACGCCCGTCTCTACGAATTGCAATTCCGTGATCCTGCCCCGGTGCTCGCAGTGGGTTGA
- a CDS encoding MarR family winged helix-turn-helix transcriptional regulator → MAEAEQPKTLPEHTTLDAIEQMILRISWLAQRQFVQLLDDERFNLTLTQFYTLLHLAQTNGECKMSDLAEATQQSAAALTGVVDRLLDKQLVERTRHERDRRQVMVQVTPRGLALIAAIKQARREQIYAALGHLSSADADRLLELLEGVLTGMVRVLERSDTGRLA, encoded by the coding sequence ATGGCTGAAGCAGAACAGCCCAAAACACTACCCGAACATACAACACTCGATGCTATCGAGCAGATGATCCTGCGCATCAGTTGGCTGGCGCAGCGCCAGTTTGTGCAGTTGCTCGACGACGAACGCTTCAACTTGACCCTGACTCAGTTCTATACCCTTCTTCATCTTGCCCAAACCAACGGTGAATGCAAGATGTCGGACCTGGCCGAAGCGACGCAACAGTCGGCAGCCGCACTCACCGGCGTCGTTGATCGACTGCTCGATAAGCAACTGGTCGAGCGCACCCGGCACGAGCGGGATCGTCGGCAGGTAATGGTACAGGTGACCCCGCGGGGGTTGGCATTGATTGCCGCAATCAAGCAAGCCCGGCGTGAGCAAATTTATGCAGCACTCGGTCATTTGTCGTCAGCCGATGCCGATCGTTTGCTCGAACTGCTCGAAGGAGTGTTAACCGGAATGGTGCGCGTGCTCGAACGGAGCGATACGGGACGCCTGGCCTAA